The DNA sequence NNNNNNNNNNNNNNNNNNNNNNNNNNNNNNNNNNNNNNNNNNNNNNNNNNNNNNNNNNNNNNNNNNNNNNNNNNNNNNNNNNNNNNNNNNNNNNNNNNNNNNNNNNNNNNNNNNNNNNNNNNNNNNNNNNNNNNNNNNNNNNNNNNNNNNNNNNNNNNNNNNNNNNNNNNNNNNNNNNNNNNNNNNNNNNNNNNNNNNNNNNNNNNNNNNNNNNNNNNNNNNNNNNNNNNNNNNNNNNNNNNNNNNNNNNNNNNNNNNNNNNNNNNNNNNNNNNNNNNNNNNNNNNNNNNNNNNNNNNNNNNNNNNNNNNNNNNNNNNNNNNNNNNNNNNNNNNNNNNNNNNNNNNNNNNNNNNNNNNNNNNNNNNNNNNNNNNNNNNNNNNNNNNNNNNNNNNNNNNNNNNNNNNNNNNNNNNNNNNNNNNNNNNNNNNNNNNNNNNNNNNNNNNNNNNNNNNNNNNNNNNNNNNNNNNNNNNNNNNNNNNNNNNNNNNNNNNNNNNNNNNNNNNNNNNNNNNNNNNNNNNNNNNNNNNNNNNNNNNNNNNNNNNNNNNNNNNNNNNNNNNNNNNNNNNNNNNNNNNNNNNNNNNNNNNNNNNNNNNNNNNNNNNNNNNNNNNNNNNNNNNNNNNNNNNNNNNNNNNNNNNNNNNNNNNNNNNNNNNNNNNNNNNNNNNNNNNNNNNNNNNNNNNNNNNNNNNNNNNNNNNNNNNNNNNNNNNNNNNNNNNNNNNNNNNNNNNNNNNNNNNNNNNNNNNNNNNNNNNNNNNNNNNNNNNNNNNNNNNNNNNNNNNNNNNNNNNNNNNNNNNNNNNNNNNNNNNNNNNNNNNNNNNNNNNNNNNNNNNNNNNNNNNNNNNNNNNNNNNNNNNNNNNNNNNNNNNNNNNNNNNNNNNNNNNNNNNNNNNNNNNNNNNNNNNNNNNNNNNNNNNNNNNNNNNNNNNNNNNNNNNNNNNNNNNNNNNNNNNNNNNNNNNNNNNNNNNNNNNNNNNNNNNNNNNNNNNNNNNNNNNNNNNNNNNNNNNNNNNNNNNNNNNNNNNNNNNNNNNNNNNNNNNNNNNNNNNNNNNNNNNNNNNNNNNNNNNNNNNNNNNNNNNNNNNNNNNNNNNNNNNNNNNNNNNNNNNNNNNNNNNNNNNNNNNNNNNNNNNNNNNNNNNNNNNNNNNNNNNNNNNNNNNNNNNNNNNNNNNNNNNNNNNNNNNNNNNNNNNNNNNNNNNNNNNNNNNNNNNNNNNNNNNNNNNNNNNNNNNNNNNNNNNNNNNNNNNNNNNNNNNNNNNNNNNNNNNNNNNNNNNNNNNNNNNNNNNNNNNNNNNNNNNNNNNNNNNNNNNNNNNNNNNNNNNNNNNNNNNNNNNNNNNNNNNNNNNNNNNNNNNNNNNNNNNNNNNNNNNNNNNNNNNNNNNNNNNNNNNNNNNNNNNNNNNNNNNNNNNNNNNNNNNNNNNNNNNNNNNNNNNNNNNNNNNNNNNNNNNNNNNNNNNNNNNNNNNNNNNNNNNNNNNNNNNNNNNNNNNNNNNNNNNNNNNNNNNNNNNNNNNNNNNNNNNNNNNNNNNNNNNNNNNNNNNNNNNNNNNNNNNNNNNNNNNNNNNNNNNNNNNNNNNNNNNNNNNNNNNNNNNNNNNNNNNNNNNNNNNNNNNNNNNNNNNNNNNNNNNNNNNNNNNNNNNNNNNNNNNNNNNNNNNNNNNNNNNNNNNNNNNNNNNNNNNNNNNNNNNNNNNNNNNNNNNNNNNNNNNNNNNNNNNNNNNNNNNNNNNNNNNNNNNNNNNNNNNNNNNNNNNNNNNNNNNNNNNNNNNNNNNNNNNNNNNNNNNNNNNNNNNNNNNNNNNNNNNNNNNNNNNNNNNNNNNNNNNNNNNNNNNNNNNNNNNNNNNNNNNNNNNNNNNNNNNNNNNNNNNNNNNNNNNNNNNNNNNNNNNNNNNNNNNNNNNNNNNNNNNNNNNNNNNNNNNNNNNNNNNNNNNNNNNNNNNNNNNNNNNNNNNNNNNNNNNNNNNNNNNNNNNNNNNNNNNNNNNNNNNNNNNNNNNNNNNNNNNNNNNNNNNNNNNNNNNNNNNNNNNNNNNNNNNNNNNNNNNNNNNNNNNNNNNNNNNNNNNNNNNNNNNNNNNNNNNNNNNNNNNNNNNNNNNNNNNNNNNNNNNNNNNNNNNNNNNNNNNNNNNNNNNNNNNNNNNNNNNNNNNNNNNNNNNNNNNNNNNNNNNNNNNNNNNNNNNNNNNNNNNNNNNNNNNNNNNNNNNNNNNNNNNNNNNNNNNNNNNNNNNNNNNNNNNNNNNNNNNNNNNNNNNNNNNNNNNNNNNNNNNNNNNNNNNNNNNNNNNNNNNNNNNNNNNNNNNNNNNNNNNNNNNNNNNNNNNNNNNNNNNNNNNNNNNNNNNNNNNNNNNNNNNNNNNNNNNNNNNNNNNNNNNNNNNNNNNNNNNNNNNNNNNNNNNNNNNNNNNNNNNNNNNNNNNNNNNNNNNNNNNNNNNNNNNNNNNNNNNNNNNNNNNNNNNNNNNNNNNNNNNNNNNNNNNNNNNNNNNNNNNNNNNNNNNNNNNNNNNNNNNNNNNNNNNNNNNNNNNNNNNNNNNNNNNNNNNNNNNNNNNNNNNNNNNNNNNNNNNNNNNNNNNNNNNNNNNNNNNNNNNNNNNNNNNNNNNNNNNNNNNNNNNNNNNNNNNNNNNNNNNNNNNNNNNNNNNNNNNNNNNNNNNNNNNNNNNNNNNNNNNNNNNNNNNNNNNNNNNNNNNNNNNNNNNNNNNNNNNNNNNNNNNNNNNNNNNNNNNNNNNNNNNNNNNNNNNNNNNNNNNNNNNNNNNNNNNNNNNNNNNNNNNNNNNNNNNNNNNNNNNNNNNNNNNNNNNNNNNNNNNNNNNNNNNNNNNNNNNNNNNNNNNNNNNNNNNNNNNNNNNNNNNNNNNNNNNNNNNNNNNNNNNNNNNNNNNNNNNNNNNNNNNNNNNNNNNNNNNNNNNNNNNNNNNNNNNNNNNNNNNNNNNNNNNNNNNNNNNNNNNNNNNNNNNNNNNNNNNNNNNNNNNNNNNNNNNNNNNNNNNNNNNNNNNNNNNNNNNNNNNNNNNNNNNNNNNNNNNNNNNNNNNNNNNNNNNNNNNNNNNNNNNNNNNNNNNNNNNNNNNNNNNNNNNNNNNNNNNNNNNNNNNNNNNNNNNNNNNNNNNNNNNNNNNNNNNNNNNNNNNNNNNNNNNNNNNNNNNNNNNNNNNNNNNNNNNNNNNNNNNNNNNNNNNNNNNNNNNNNNNNNNNNNNNNNNNNNNNNNNNNNNNNNNNNNNNNNNNNNNNNNNNNNNNNNNNNNNNNNNNNNNNNNNNNNNNNNNNNNNNNNNNNNNNNNNNNNNNNNNNNNNNNNNNNNNNNNNNNNNNNNNNNNNNNNNNNNNNNNNNNNNNNNNNNNNNNNNNNNNNNNNNNNNNNNNNNNNNNNNNNNNNNNNNNNNNNNNNNNNNNNNNNNNNNNNNNNNNNNNNNNNNNNNNNNNNNNNNNNNNNNNNNNNNNNNNNNNNNNNNNNNNNNNNNNNNNNNNNNNNNNNNNNNNNNNNNNNNNNNNNNNNNNNNNNNNNNNNNNNNNNNNNNNNNNNNNNNNNNNNNNNNNNNNNNNNNNNNNNNNNNNNNNNNNNNNNNNNNNNNNNNNNNNNNNNNNNNNNNNNNNNNNNNNNNNNNNNNNNNNNNNNNNNNNNNNNNNNNNNNNNNNNNNNNNNNNNNNNNNNNNNNNNNNNNNNNNNNNNNNNNNNNNNNNNNNNNNNNNNNNNNNNNNNNNNNNNNNNNNNNNNNNNNNNNNNNNNNNNNNNNNNNNNNNNNNNNNNNNNNNNNNNNNNNNNNNNNNNNNNNNNNNNNNNNNNNNNNNNNNNNNNNNNNNNNNNNNNNNNNNNNNNNNNNNNNNNNNNNNNNNNNNNNNNNNNNNNNNNNNNNNNNNNNNNNNNNNNNNNNNNNNNNNNNNNNNNNNNNNNNNNNNNNNNNNNNNNNNNNNNNNNNNNNNNNNNNNNNNNNNNNNNNNNNNNNNNNNNNNNNNNNNNNNNNNNNNNNNNNNNNNNNNNNNNNNNNNNNNNNNNNNNNNNNNNNNNNNNNNNNNNNNNNNNNNNNNNNNNNNNNNNNNNNNNNNNNNNNNNNNNNNNNNNNNNNNNNNNNNNNNNNNNNNNNNNNNNNNNNNNNNNNNNNNNNNNNNNNNNNNNNNNNNNNNNNNNNNNNNNNNNNNNNNNNNNNNNNNNNNNNNNNNNNNNNNNNNNNNNNNNNNNNNNNNNNNNNNNNNNNNNNNNNNNNNNNNNNNNNNNNNNNNNNNNNNNNNNNNNNNNNNNNNNNNNNNNNNNNNNNNNNNNNNNNNNNNNNNNNNNNNNNNNNNNNNNNNNNNNNNNNNNNNNNNNNNNNNNNNNNNNNNNNNNNNNNNNNNNNNNNNNNNNNNNNNNNNNNNNNNNNNNNNNNNNNNNNNNNNNNNNNNNNNNNNNNNNNNNNNNNNNNNNNNNNNNNNNNNNNNNNNNNNNNNNNNNNNNNNNNNNNNNNNNNNNNNNNNNNNNNNNNNNNNNNNNNNNNNNNNNNNNNNNNNNNNNNNNNNNNNNNNNNNNNNNNNNNNNNNNNNNNNNNNNNNNNNNNNNNNNNNNNNNNNNNNNNNNNNNNNNNNNNNNNNNNNNNNNNNNNNNNNNNNNNNNNNNNNNNNNNNNNNNNNNNNNNNNNNNNNNNNNNNNNNNNNNNNNNNNNNNNNNNNNNNNNNNNNNNNNNNNNNNNNNNNNNNNNNNNNNNNNNNNNNNNNNNNNNNNNNNNNNNNNNNNNNNNNNNNNNNNNNNNNNNNNNNNNNNNNNNNNNNNNNNNNNNNNNNNNNNNNNNNNNNNNNNNNNNNNNNNNNNNNNNNNNNNNNNNNNNNNNNNNNNNNNNNNNNNNNNNNNNNNNNNNNNNNNNNNNNNNNNNNNNNNNNNNNNNNNNNNNNNNNNNNNNNNNNNNNNNNNNNNNNNNNNNNNNNNNNNNNNNNNNNNNNNNNNNNNNNNNNNNNNNNNNNNNNNNNNNNNNNNNNNNNNNNNNNNNNNNNNNNNNNNNNNNNNNNNNNNNNNNNNNNNNNNNNNNNNNNNNNNNNNNNNNNNNNNNNNNNNNNNNNNNNNNNNNNNNNNNNNNNNNNNNNNNNNNNNNNNNNNNNNNNNNNNNNNNNNNNNNNNNNNNNNNNNNNNNNNNNNNNNNNNNNNNNNNNNNNNNNNNNNNNNNNNNNNNNNNNNNNNNNNNNNNNNNNNNNNNNNNNNNNNNNNNNNNNNNNNNNNNNNNNNNNNNNNNNNNNNNNNNNNNNNNNNNNNNNNNNNNNNNNNNNNNNNNNNNNNNNNNNNNNNNNNNNNNNNNNNNNNNNNNNNNNNNNNNNNNNNNNNNNNNNNNNNNNNNNNNNNNNNNNNNNNNNNNNNNNNNNNNNNNNNNNNNNNNNNNNNNNNNNNNNNNNNNNNNNNNNNNNNNNNNNNNNNNNNNNNNNNNNNNNNNNNNNNNNNNNNNNNNNNNNNNNNNNNNNNNNNNNNNNNNNNNNNNNNNNNNNNNNNNNNNNNNNNNNNNNNNNNNNNNNNNNNNNNNNNNNNNNNNNNNNNNNNNNNNNNNNNNNNNNNNNNNNNNNNNNNNNNNNNNNNNNNNNNNNNNNNNNNNNNNNNNNNNNNNNNNNNNNNNNNNNNNNNNNNNNNNNNNNNNNNNNNNNNNNNNNNNNNNNNNNNNNNNNNNNNNNNNNNNNNNNNNNNNNNNNNNNNNNNNNNNNNNNNNNNNNNNNNNNNNNNNNNNNNNNNNNNNNNNNNNNNNNNNNNNNNNNNNNNNNNNNNNNNNNNNNNNNNNNNNNNNNNNNNNNNNNNNNNNNNNNNNNNNNNNNNNNNNNNNNNNNNNNNNNNNNNNNNNNNNNNNNNNNNNNNNNNNNNNNNNNNNNNNNNNNNNNNNNNNNNNNNNNNNNNNNNNNNNNNNNNNNNNNNNNNNNNNNNNNNNNNNNNNNNNNNNNNNNNNNNNNNNNNNNNNNNNNNNNNNNNNNNNNNNNNNNNNNNNNNNNNNNNNNNNNNNNNNNNNNNNNNNNNNNNNNNNNNNNNNNNNNNNNNNNNNNNNNNNNNNNNNNNNNNNNNNNNNNNNNNNNNNNNNNNNNNNNNNNNNNNNNNNNNNNNNNNNNNNNNNNNNNNNNNNNNNNNNNNNNNNNNNNNNNNNNNNNNNNNNNNNNNNNNNNNNNNNNNNNNNNNNNNNNNNNNNNNNNNNNNNNNNNNNNNNNNNNNNNNNNNNNNNNNNNNNNNNNNNNNNNNNNNNNNNNNNNNNNNNNNNNNNNNNNNNNNNNNNNNNNNNNNNNNNNNNNNNNNNNNNNNNNNNNNNNNNNNNNNNNNNNNNNNNNNNNNNNNNNNNNNNNNNNNNNNNNNNNNNNNNNNNNNNNNNNNNNNNNNNNNNNNNNNNNNNNNNNNNNNNNNNNNNNNNNNNNNNNNNNNNNNNNNNNNNNNNNNNNNNNNNNNNNNNNNNNNNNNNNNNNNNNNNNNNNNNNNNNNNNNNNNNNNNNNNNNNNNNNNNNNNNNNNNNNNNNNNNNNNNNNNNNNNNNNNNNNNNNNNNNNNNNNNNNNNNNNNNNNNNNNNNNNNNNNNNNNNNNNNNNNNNNNNNNNNNNNNNNNNNNNNNNNNNNNNNNNNNNNNNNNNNNNNNNNNNNNNNNNNNNNNNNNNNNNNNNNNNNNNNNNNNNNNNNNNNNNNNNNNNNNNNNNNNNNNNNNNNNNNNNNNNNNNNNNNNNNNNNNNNNNNNNNNNNNNNNNNNNNNNNNNNNNNNNNNNNNNNNNNNNNNNNNNNNNNNNNNNNNNNNNNNNNNNNNNNNNNNNNNNNNNNNNNNNNNNNNNNNNNNNNNNNNNNNNNNNNNNNNNNNNNNNNNNNNNNNNNNNNNNNNNNNNNNNNNNNNNNNNNNNNNNNNNNNNNNNNNNNNNNNNNNNNNNNNNNNNNNNNNNNNNNNNNNNNNNNNNNNNNNNNNNNNNNNNNNNNNNNNNNNNNNNNNNNNNNNNNNNNNNNNNNNNNNNNNNNNNNNNNNNNNNNNNNNNNNNNNNNNNNNNNNNNNNNNNNNNNNNNNNNNNNNNNNNNNNNNNNNNNNNNNNNNNNNNNNNNNNNNNNNNNNNNNNNNNNNNNNNNNNNNNNNNNNNNNNNNNNNNNNNNNNNNNNNNNNNNNNNNNNNNNNNNNNNNNNNNNNNNNNNNNNNNNNNNNNNNNNNNNNNNNNNNNNNNNNNNNNNNNNNNNNNNNNNNNNNNNNNNNNNNNNNNNNNNNNNNNNNNNNNNNNNNNNNNNNNNNNNNNNNNNNNNNNNNNNNNNNNNNNNNNNNNNNNNNNNNNNNNNNNNNNNNNNNNNNNNNNNNNNNNNNNNNNNNNNNNNNNNNNNNNNNNNNNNNNNNNNNNNNNNNNNNNNNNNNNNNNNNNNNNNNNNNNNNNNNNNNNNNNNNNNNNNNNNNNNNNNNNNNNNNNNNNNNNNNNNNNNNNNNNNNNNNNNNNNNNNNNNNNNNNNNNNNNNNNNNNNNNNNNNNNNNNNNNNNNNNNNNNNNNNNNNNNNNNNNNNNNNNNNNNNNNNNNNNNNNTTGTTTCAAGAGGGGCAATACCGCCCCACAATGCTATTATGCCAAGCGCGCCGCCGCAGCAGCCACGGACGCTGTAGCTGAGGCTGCTGTTAGAGCAGCCAGGGCTGAGAAGGCCGCAGAAGCGGCCATTGCTCTGGCCCAAAAACTCCGGGAGGAGGCTGCCCTGGCTGCTCAGCAGCTACAACAGCAaccgcagcagcagcagctacAGCAGCAaccgcagcagcagcagctacAGCAGCCaccgcagcagcagcagctacAGCAGCCaccgcagcagcagcagctacAGCAGCCaccgcagcagcagcagctacAGCAGCTaccgcagcagcagcagctacAGCAGCAGCTACAGCAGCCaccgcagcagcagcagctacAGCAGCCACcgccgcagcagcagcagcaactaCAGCAGCAACCGCCGCAGCAGCAGCTACACCAGCAACCGCAGCAGatgtgaatttaaaaaataaaaatttaaaaaaaaaatttattcagTGTGTTTTCATTTCCTGGTCATCATTATAGTGTATTAATTGGAGTTACTAATTTGTAGGTGTCTTGTAATTTAAagatatgcataaatatattgataacgatattcaaaatttaaaatagtacaaaattacattgaTGTTAGATGGTAgctttaatatgtttaatctaatatttgacattattagataaataatcaaacgatcaaataataattagctccataatagtaatatacaatataatgcatATCTTAATGACACTAGCTGAATTCCATTTCCTAAAGTCCTAATGATGGAATAAATGTGTTATGTAACAACCaccaaattatgaaattattaaggTATTACGATAGAGTAAACACTTGAGTTACTACACTGATgtgtttaatataacaaaattctaATCGTTGAATATTGCTAGTACTAGCCATTTATTGTAATAACCT is a window from the Acyrthosiphon pisum isolate AL4f unplaced genomic scaffold, pea_aphid_22Mar2018_4r6ur Scaffold_21067;HRSCAF=22935, whole genome shotgun sequence genome containing:
- the LOC107885362 gene encoding uncharacterized protein DDB_G0285291-like — encoded protein: RGNTAPQCYYAKRAAAAATDAVAEAAVRAARAEKAAEAAIALAQKLREEAALAAQQLQQQPQQQQLQQQPQQQQLQQPPQQQQLQQPPQQQQLQQPPQQQQLQQLPQQQQLQQQLQQPPQQQQLQQPPPQQQQQLQQQPPQQQLHQQPQQM